One Deinococcus radiopugnans ATCC 19172 DNA window includes the following coding sequences:
- a CDS encoding roadblock/LC7 domain-containing protein has product MTATMSKQDQLTSTLTTLRGALPELRGALVATVDGLPIAQDMGGGVDANRVAAMAATALGLGKRINDTLGSGQLTDMSVGGTDGQVYIYAAGKKGVLAVVAPAGVNLGLLHMEARDAAQSVSIIL; this is encoded by the coding sequence ATGACCGCCACCATGAGCAAGCAAGACCAGCTGACCTCCACCCTCACCACCCTGCGCGGCGCGCTGCCTGAACTGCGCGGCGCGCTGGTGGCCACCGTCGACGGCCTGCCCATCGCCCAGGACATGGGCGGCGGCGTGGATGCCAACCGCGTGGCCGCCATGGCCGCCACCGCCCTGGGCCTGGGCAAGCGCATCAACGACACCCTGGGCTCGGGTCAGCTGACCGACATGAGCGTCGGCGGCACTGACGGTCAGGTGTATATCTACGCCGCCGGGAAGAAGGGCGTGCTGGCCGTGGTCGCGCCGGCCGGCGTCAATCTGGGGCTGCTGCATATGGAAGCCCGCGACGCGGCCCAGAGCGTCTCCATCATCTTGTAA
- a CDS encoding GTP-binding protein, with protein MTATEAPLKLVVSGPVGAGKTTFVQTISETPVVATEAEASEDIGKTHTTVAFDFGTLRLDGQDVHLYGTPGQDRFNFMWEVLCEGALGLVLLVAGDRPEDFAHARNMLDFITSRIPVPFLVGVTRQDQTSVWQPEDVALYFGLPETQVVGLNATCPDQVRRTLATLLELQLVPALRTEHHPSPFIH; from the coding sequence ATGACCGCCACCGAGGCGCCGCTCAAGCTGGTGGTCTCCGGGCCTGTTGGCGCCGGCAAGACCACCTTTGTCCAGACCATCTCCGAGACCCCCGTCGTCGCCACCGAGGCCGAGGCCAGCGAGGACATCGGCAAGACACACACCACCGTCGCCTTCGACTTCGGCACCCTGCGCCTGGACGGTCAGGACGTGCACCTGTACGGCACGCCCGGCCAGGACCGCTTCAACTTCATGTGGGAAGTGTTGTGCGAGGGCGCCCTCGGACTGGTGCTGCTGGTGGCCGGAGACCGCCCCGAGGACTTTGCCCACGCCCGCAACATGCTCGATTTCATCACCAGCCGCATTCCGGTGCCGTTTCTGGTGGGCGTGACCCGGCAGGATCAAACCTCGGTGTGGCAGCCGGAAGACGTGGCGTTGTACTTCGGCCTGCCTGAAACGCAGGTGGTGGGCCTGAACGCCACCTGCCCGGATCAGGTGCGCCGGACGCTGGCCACTCTGCTGGAACTGCAGCTGGTCCCAGCGCTGCGGACCGAACACCACCCTTCCCCCTTCATCCACTGA
- a CDS encoding ATP-binding protein, whose product MYHGDGHDIGPGIATESRARVFEQFSFLVGGTPGFVLGLTIVNSLVKRHGGRGEGTNAAQDGARFQVSLPRVLTTQLRRNFTET is encoded by the coding sequence CTGTATCACGGTGACGGTCACGACATCGGCCCTGGCATCGCCACCGAATCCAGGGCACGGGTTTTCGAGCAATTCTCTTTTCTGGTAGGCGGCACTCCAGGCTTCGTCCTGGGCCTGACGATTGTCAATTCACTTGTCAAGCGGCACGGTGGACGGGGAGAAGGCACCAATGCAGCGCAGGACGGAGCCAGATTTCAGGTCTCTCTGCCTAGAGTTCTGACAACTCAGCTCCGGCGGAACTTCACAGAAACCTGA